A genomic region of Nymphaea colorata isolate Beijing-Zhang1983 chromosome 2, ASM883128v2, whole genome shotgun sequence contains the following coding sequences:
- the LOC116246847 gene encoding plasmodesmata-located protein 6-like encodes MPSPQTSSLSFFCSFSVPLLLLFLVSTTTISAASEPFIYGGCSRQKYSPISSYQTNLDSLLASLATASASGLYSHSSAGKPGDPDAVSGVVQCRGDLPASDCLSCVQDAINQLRLLCFDATGAAIQLDSCFLKYDNATFVGVLDTTLIYKRCGPSSYDPSFAGQRDDALRQLTDGGGGGSYRTASSGTVYGVAQCVGDLSPGDCSRCVSQAVAKLKEACGSAISGDSFLGKCYARYSSSSTSSSSSFPSSGTYPHSNHDSYTGGDEAGKTLAIIIGLFAGVALLILFLTYLRKSCSDGKG; translated from the exons atgcCCTCGCCCCAGActtcctccctctccttcttctgCTCCTTCTCcgtccccctcctcctccttttcctgGTCTCCACCACTACCATCTCCGCCGCCTCCGAACCCTTCATTTACGGCGGCTGCTCCCGACAGAAGTACTCCCCCATTTCTTCCTACCAAACCAACCTTGATTCCCTCCTCGCCTCTCTCGCCACCGCCTCTGCGTCCGGCCTCTACTCCCATTCCAGCGCCGGCAAGCCCGGCGACCCCGATGCCGTCTCCGGGGTGGTCCAATGCCGAGGCGACCTCCCGGCATCCGACTGCCTAAGCTGCGTCCAGGACGCCATCAACCAACTCCGTCTCCTCTGCTTCGATGCCACCGGCGCCGCCATCCAGCTCGACTCCTGCTTCCTGAAATACGATAACGCGACATTTGTCGGCGTCCTTGACACCACCCTCATCTACAAGCGTTGTGGTCCCTCCAGTTACGATCCTAGCTTCGCCGGACAGAGGGACGATGCCCTCCGGCAGCTCACCGATGGTGGTGGGGGCGGCTCTTACCGGACGGCAAGTTCCGGGACCGTCTATGGGGTGGCGCAGTGCGTAGGAGATCTGAGCCCGGGGGACTGCTCCAGGTGCGTGTCTCAGGCCGTGGCGAAGCTCAAGGAGGCGTGCGGCTCCGCTATCTCCGGCGACTCCTTCCTGGGCAAGTGCTACGCCCGCTACTCGTCGTCGTcgacctcctcctcttcctccttcccctcctccGGCACTTATCCCCACTCCAACCacg ATTCATATACTGGTGGGGACGAAGCAGGGAAGACGTTGGCGATCATAATTGGACTATTTGCTGGAGTTGCTCTACTCATTCTCTTCCTAACCTATCTGAGGAAGTCTTGCAGTGACGGCAAGG GTTGA
- the LOC116248098 gene encoding glutamine synthetase nodule isozyme-like, translating to MSLLSDLINMNLSDSTDKIIAEYIWIGGSGMDMRSKARTISHPVNDPSQLPRWNYDGSSTGQAAGEDSEVILYPQAIFRDPFRRGDNILVMCDTYTPSGVPLDSNKRYKAAEIFSHPEVAAEETWYGIEQEYTLLQKDVNWPLGWPVGGFPGPQGPYYCSVGADKSFGRDIVDAHYKACIYAGINISGINGEVMPGQWEFQVGPSIGVSAGDELWVARYLLERITEMAGVVLSLDPKPIPGDWNGAGAHTNYSTKSMRKEGGMKVIEAAIAKLGLRHKEHIEAYGKGNERRLTGRHETADINTFVWGVANRGASIRVGRDTERAGKGYFEDRRPASNMDPYVVTSMIAETTILWKP from the exons ATGTCTCTTCTCTCGGATTTGATTAACATGAACCTGTCTGATTCAACAGACAAGATCATTGCAGAGTACATATG GATTGGGGGCTCTGGAATGGATATGAGGAGCAAAGCAAGG ACAATTTCTCACCCAGTGAACGATCCTAGCCAGCTCCCAAGGTGGAACTATGATGGCTCTAGCACTGGTCAAGCTGCCGGTGAAGACAGTGAAGTCATTCTCTA CCCACAAGCTATTTTCCGTGATCCATTCAGGAGAGGAGATAACATCTTG GTGATGTGTGACACATATACGCCTTCTGGAGTGCCACTTGATTCAAACAAGCGGTACAAGGCTGCGGAAATATTCAGCCATCCTGAAGTTGCAGCAGAGGAAACCTG GTATGGCATAGAGCAGGAATACACTCTTCTTCAAAAGGATGTTAACTGGCCTCTTGGATGGCCAGTTGGTGGTTTCCCCGGTCCTCAG GGGCCTTACTACTGTAGTGTTGGTGCTGATAAATCATTTGGCCGCGACATTGTAGATGCCCACTACAAGGCATGCATTTATGCAGGCATCAACATAAGTGGCATCAATGGTGAGGTCATGCCAGGCCAG TGGGAATTCCAAGTTGGTCCTTCAATTGGTGTCTCTGCTGGTGACGAGCTCTGGGTCGCCCGTTACCTTCTTGAG AGGATCACCGAGATGGCAGGAGTTGTCCTCTCATTGGACCCAAAGCCAATTCCA GGAGACTGGAATGGAGCCGGTGCTCATACGAATTACAG CACAAAGTCAATGAGGAAAGAGGGAGGTATGAAAGTGATTGAGGCTGCTATTGCGAAACTCGGTCTGAGGCACAAAGAACACATTGAAGCATATGGAAAAGGAAACGAGCGCCGCTTGACTGGGCGGCACGAGACCGCAGATATTAACACATTTGTCTGG GGTGTTGCAAACCGTGGTGCATCAATCAGGGTCGGCCGTGACACTGAAAGAGCTGGAAAGG GATACTTCGAGGACAGGAGGCCTGCTTCCAACATGGATCCCTATGTTGTGACCTCCATGATTGCTGAGACTACGATCCTGTGGAAGCCATGA